The Acidobacteriota bacterium genomic interval TCGCGTTTGTATGGGGCATCGGGTTGCTCGTTGCAGGAGAGCTCTTCCGCCGTCGGGGTTACCGGGTTTTCGGGCTCTGTCTGGCTGGCGGCGGCGTGGCGGTTCTCTATTTCGCGACATTCGCCGGTTTCCAGATCTATCAACTATTCGGACAGGCCCTTGCCTTCGGTGTCATGGTCCTGATCACGGCGCTGGGCTGCGCCCTGGCAGTAGTCTATGACAACAAATGGCTGGCGGCCCTGGCGATGATCGGCGGTTTCTTGACCCCACTCCTGCTCAGCACCGGTCAGGACAACCAGATCGCCTTGATGACCTACCTCACGGTTCTGAACCTGGGCCTCCTGGCCATTGCCTTTCGCAAGCAGTGGGCCTTGCTGAACGCTCTGGGTTTCATTTTCACGTACATCATCTACTTCGCCTGGGGTGTCAACCACTACAATGTGTCGAAGTTCTGGCCGGCGATCATCTTCCTGAACATCTTTTACCTCATCTACACCCTGATGCCCTTTGCTTACCAGTGCTTTCGCGGCCGGATCGATCGCCTGTGGGGTTTCCTGATCATCACGCCGAACTCCTTGCTCGCCTTCGGTGTGAGTTACGGGCTCATCGCCGACCGCTCGGACGGCATCTGGGCCAGCGTCGTATCGGTGGCCTACGCATTCATCTTTCTCGCCCTGGCCGCCTTCCTGGAGCGGCGGGGCCAGCGCAGCCTAGGCGCGTTCGTCGTGCTGCTGGCCAAGGCGATGTTGTTCCTGTTCATCACCGTGCCCATCATTTTCTCGGACCATTGGATCACCGTGTTCTGGGCAGCACAGGCGGTCGCGCTTGTCTGGATGGGCCTGCGGCTGGCCCGCCCCAGCTTGCAGCTCGCCGGCGCCGGTGTGCTGACCCTGGCCGGCGGCAAGCTGCTGCTCTGGGATTATCTCGACAATTTCGATCTGGATCTGGGCAGCCTCTACTTCCCGGCCGGTTACATGAGTTGCGCGGCGGACCGCTGGTTGTCCGCCGCGGTGGTCATCGGACTGACGATTGTGTTTTACCGGCTGGTGAAGTACTACCTGCCGCGTCCGGAGCATCAGGTGCTGCGCAGCACGCTGGCCACTCTGGCCGCGATCGGCTGGAGCGGGCTGCTGTTCTGCCTGCTCAACCTTGAGGTCAGCGCGTTTTTCTA includes:
- a CDS encoding DUF2339 domain-containing protein encodes the protein MKCPQCHASIAELARHCMQCGHRFSDDDLERIRAFQELRQQLQVVRKQVRGVWENLDQLDGRVTALSERLVAASAESQPKPQAAGTLTADQSATPEQQPKTEPAPAPIAPSQQTLHAAARAPEMEVRLGQKWILAIGVIIIVLAVGYFLKYSFDRAWIGPAGRVALAFVWGIGLLVAGELFRRRGYRVFGLCLAGGGVAVLYFATFAGFQIYQLFGQALAFGVMVLITALGCALAVVYDNKWLAALAMIGGFLTPLLLSTGQDNQIALMTYLTVLNLGLLAIAFRKQWALLNALGFIFTYIIYFAWGVNHYNVSKFWPAIIFLNIFYLIYTLMPFAYQCFRGRIDRLWGFLIITPNSLLAFGVSYGLIADRSDGIWASVVSVAYAFIFLALAAFLERRGQRSLGAFVVLLAKAMLFLFITVPIIFSDHWITVFWAAQAVALVWMGLRLARPSLQLAGAGVLTLAGGKLLLWDYLDNFDLDLGSLYFPAGYMSCAADRWLSAAVVIGLTIVFYRLVKYYLPRPEHQVLRSTLATLAAIGWSGLLFCLLNLEVSAFFYDYLPTGRFAAVSVLWSLYSVMLMLLGFRWNRPSLRRLSLALFSLTILKVLIWDMAEVKTPYRIISCFVLGLLLVGVSYLYHRYKEVLLGPRPEGGNPEGQS